The Devosia sp. MC521 genome has a segment encoding these proteins:
- a CDS encoding CinA family protein: protein MASKSAPLSTAKRVISALSDRKLSIVTAESCTGGMIAAALTDVPGSSAALFGGFITYSNEAKASMIHVQPRLIQDYGAVSNQVARAMADGARNTANADIAVSSTGIAGPDGGSDKKPVGLVYVAVSTELATVVIEHQFGDIGRDEIRKATVEAALELVLQVVSSDDD from the coding sequence TTGGCTTCTAAATCTGCACCACTCAGCACTGCAAAACGGGTTATTTCCGCCCTTTCGGACCGGAAGCTTTCGATTGTAACCGCTGAAAGCTGCACAGGCGGCATGATCGCCGCCGCGCTGACTGATGTTCCCGGCTCTTCAGCCGCTCTCTTCGGTGGTTTCATCACCTATTCCAACGAGGCTAAGGCGAGCATGATCCATGTTCAGCCTCGCCTCATTCAGGACTATGGCGCGGTCAGCAATCAAGTTGCCCGCGCTATGGCGGACGGCGCGCGGAACACGGCCAATGCCGATATTGCCGTGTCGAGCACGGGCATTGCCGGGCCGGATGGCGGTTCAGACAAAAAGCCCGTTGGCTTGGTCTATGTCGCGGTGTCGACAGAGCTCGCCACGGTCGTCATTGAACACCAATTCGGCGACATCGGCCGCGACGAGATCCGCAAAGCAACCGTAGAGGCCGCGCTGGAACTCGTCCTGCAGGTTGTAAGCAGCGACGACGATTGA
- a CDS encoding sigma-54 dependent transcriptional regulator has protein sequence MALDILIIDDEDDIRDLIAGILEDEGYDARQAHDADSGLNEIARRRPSLVFLDIWMQGSRLDGLQLLDVIQSQHPDMPVVMISGHGNVETAVSAIKRGAYDYIEKPFKIDRLLHVTQRALEATRLRTEVAELKERTPSKNSEMVGNSNALQQVRALIEKSAPTNSRIFISGPSGSGKGLVARAIHTRSPRSDAPFIEINASLYAPDEVAVVLFGREARDKSGLLKVEVGALERAHGGTLYLSEVTALPAPVQQTLLRTLVENKFSRVGGAQSVAIDVRIIAASSQNVAAQIDAGEFRSDLFHRLSIVPLPLSPLRERREDVPPLVQVFIDQVCRMHNLQRVTIGDDAMAVLQTQEWPGNARQLRNSIERLLILMKDQQPENGIITATMLPSDIGEVLPTVGDTDSSAHLMSLPLREAREVFERQYLLAQIERFGGNISKTAEFVGMERSALHRKIKSLGL, from the coding sequence ATGGCACTCGACATTCTCATTATCGACGATGAAGACGATATCCGCGATCTGATCGCAGGCATCCTCGAAGACGAAGGTTACGACGCCCGGCAGGCGCATGACGCTGACTCTGGGCTCAATGAAATCGCACGTCGTCGCCCAAGCCTTGTATTTTTGGACATCTGGATGCAGGGCTCCCGCCTCGACGGTCTGCAGCTTTTGGATGTGATCCAGAGCCAACACCCGGACATGCCCGTGGTGATGATTTCGGGTCACGGCAATGTTGAAACCGCGGTTTCGGCGATCAAGCGCGGCGCTTACGACTACATCGAAAAGCCGTTCAAGATTGACCGCCTTCTGCATGTCACCCAACGGGCTCTGGAGGCTACGCGACTGCGCACAGAAGTTGCGGAGCTCAAAGAACGTACGCCGTCCAAAAACTCCGAAATGGTCGGCAATTCTAACGCGCTCCAGCAGGTGCGTGCACTGATTGAAAAGTCGGCCCCGACCAATTCGCGCATCTTCATTTCCGGGCCGTCTGGCTCAGGCAAGGGCCTCGTTGCGCGCGCCATCCACACGCGTAGCCCGCGTTCTGATGCGCCGTTCATCGAGATCAACGCCTCGCTCTATGCGCCCGATGAAGTTGCCGTCGTGTTGTTCGGGCGCGAGGCTCGCGACAAGTCCGGTCTCCTGAAAGTCGAAGTGGGCGCCCTTGAGCGCGCGCACGGTGGGACGCTCTATCTTTCGGAAGTGACCGCTCTCCCAGCACCTGTCCAACAGACGCTGCTGCGCACCTTGGTTGAGAACAAGTTCAGCCGCGTTGGTGGTGCACAATCGGTGGCGATCGACGTTCGCATCATTGCGGCCTCGTCCCAGAATGTCGCTGCGCAGATCGACGCTGGCGAATTCCGCTCCGATCTCTTCCATCGTTTGTCTATTGTGCCTCTGCCTTTGTCGCCGCTCCGGGAGCGCCGCGAGGACGTACCACCACTGGTGCAGGTCTTTATCGACCAAGTTTGCCGTATGCATAATTTGCAGCGCGTCACGATTGGCGATGACGCGATGGCGGTTCTGCAGACACAAGAGTGGCCCGGCAATGCGCGCCAGCTGCGCAATTCGATCGAACGCTTGCTGATCTTGATGAAAGATCAGCAACCTGAGAATGGCATAATCACTGCCACTATGTTGCCGTCAGATATTGGTGAAGTCCTACCGACCGTAGGTGACACCGATTCGTCGGCGCATCTGATGAGCCTGCCGTTGCGAGAAGCTCGCGAAGTTTTCGAACGCCAATATCTCTTGGCGCAAATCGAGCGTTTCGGCGGGAACATTTCCAAGACGGCAGAGTTTGTTGGTATGGAGCGCAGTGCGCTTCACCGTAAGATCAAGTCGTTGGGGTTGTGA
- the hflX gene encoding GTPase HflX: MDDFEEDGWATGPKPYIDRQEQPTRTGLVVPDVRGRATYHNVESRLAEFVGLAGAIRLDIIFAEVMRVREIRPATYLGVGHVETIAEKVKAEKIELLLVDAALTPIQQRNLERETGTKVLDRTALILEIFGERAATREGVLQVELAHLNYQKGRLVRSWTHLERQRGSGGTGFMGGPGETQIESDRRQITERIVLLEDRLNKVRKTRVQQRAQRTKAKIPVVALVGYTNAGKSSLFNRLTNAGVFAENLLFATLDTTVRKIALPHGREVMVSDTVGFVADLPHDLVAAFRATLEEVTDADIILHVRDIANPDHAAQAQDVLTVLDELGVSSETKPVIEIWNKVDLLEDPALQLAAAHPAGRVLASIPVSAHTGQGVDALLTKIEETLGEQGRTYQVFVPHAAGADIGWLHKNGEVIEQKDPTEKGTDFVVRIDARHRDEFLERFNGRIEA; the protein is encoded by the coding sequence ATGGATGATTTTGAGGAGGACGGCTGGGCTACCGGTCCCAAGCCGTACATAGATCGGCAAGAACAGCCGACACGCACCGGTTTGGTCGTTCCTGATGTTCGGGGACGCGCCACATATCACAATGTTGAATCACGCCTTGCCGAGTTTGTCGGCTTGGCTGGTGCTATACGTCTCGACATCATATTCGCTGAGGTCATGCGGGTCCGAGAAATTCGGCCCGCAACCTATCTTGGCGTAGGTCACGTCGAAACCATCGCCGAGAAGGTCAAAGCTGAGAAGATTGAGCTTCTGCTCGTCGACGCAGCGCTGACCCCTATTCAGCAACGCAATCTGGAACGCGAAACAGGCACCAAAGTGCTGGATCGCACTGCGCTCATCCTCGAGATTTTCGGGGAACGTGCTGCGACGCGCGAAGGCGTGTTGCAGGTTGAGTTGGCGCATCTCAATTACCAAAAGGGGCGCCTCGTGCGCTCCTGGACCCACTTGGAACGTCAGCGCGGCTCGGGCGGCACTGGCTTTATGGGTGGCCCGGGTGAAACCCAGATCGAAAGCGACCGCCGCCAGATCACTGAGCGTATCGTCCTGCTGGAAGATCGCCTCAATAAGGTGCGCAAGACGCGTGTTCAGCAACGCGCACAGCGGACCAAGGCCAAAATCCCGGTTGTGGCTTTGGTGGGTTACACCAACGCCGGCAAATCCAGCCTCTTCAATCGCCTCACAAATGCGGGCGTTTTCGCAGAAAACCTGCTGTTTGCGACACTGGATACGACAGTTCGCAAGATCGCTCTGCCGCATGGCCGTGAGGTCATGGTGTCAGACACTGTAGGCTTCGTTGCCGATCTTCCGCACGATCTTGTCGCCGCTTTCCGCGCCACGCTGGAAGAGGTCACGGACGCAGACATTATTCTGCACGTTCGGGACATCGCCAATCCAGACCACGCCGCACAGGCCCAGGACGTTCTCACCGTGCTCGATGAGCTTGGCGTGTCGTCGGAGACAAAGCCGGTCATCGAGATCTGGAATAAGGTCGATCTTCTCGAAGACCCGGCCTTGCAGCTGGCTGCCGCGCATCCGGCAGGTCGCGTTCTCGCATCCATTCCAGTGTCGGCGCATACAGGGCAGGGCGTTGATGCTCTTCTCACCAAGATCGAAGAAACGCTTGGCGAGCAAGGCCGGACCTATCAGGTCTTCGTCCCGCACGCGGCGGGTGCTGATATCGGCTGGCTCCACAAGAACGGCGAAGTGATCGAGCAAAAAGACCCGACCGAAAAAGGCACGGATTTTGTTGTTCGCATTGACGCCCGGCACCGTGATGAGTTTCTCGAGCGGTTCAATGGCCGGATAGAAGCCTAA
- the dusB gene encoding tRNA dihydrouridine synthase DusB codes for MQFLSSNARPLSIGGHALRNRAILAPMAGITDRPFREIAERFGAGLVVSEMVASAALTTGHSGMVQKLGRAGSLPHMVQLAGCDPHWMSEGARIAEDAGADIIDINFGCPAKRVTTGYAGSALMRVPDQALAIVEAVSAATSKPVTVKMRLGWDDDSLNAPQIANLAVSAGAQMITVHGRTRQQFYKGTARWALVREVVESVSVPVVVNGDIVDEASARTALEQSGAAAVMLGRGAQGQPWKVAQIGAALAGQVGPEAPTGDALIALIREHYENMLSDYGIEVGLRAARKHLDWYADAANLQLDKPTRKALLDNDNPSAVIALIGDVFSGHWSAAA; via the coding sequence GTGCAATTCTTGTCTTCAAATGCACGCCCGTTGAGCATCGGGGGCCACGCATTGCGCAATCGTGCAATATTGGCGCCGATGGCCGGTATCACGGACCGACCCTTCCGCGAGATTGCGGAGCGGTTTGGCGCGGGCTTGGTTGTGTCAGAAATGGTCGCCAGCGCGGCCTTGACCACCGGCCACAGCGGCATGGTTCAAAAGCTCGGGCGAGCGGGCTCCTTGCCTCATATGGTCCAGTTGGCGGGCTGCGACCCGCATTGGATGTCTGAGGGTGCGCGCATTGCCGAAGATGCGGGTGCCGATATTATCGATATCAATTTCGGCTGTCCTGCCAAGCGCGTCACCACGGGTTACGCCGGCTCTGCGTTGATGCGCGTTCCAGACCAGGCTTTGGCTATTGTCGAGGCGGTTTCGGCCGCGACATCCAAGCCGGTGACCGTCAAGATGCGCCTCGGTTGGGATGATGACAGCCTCAATGCACCCCAGATTGCGAACCTTGCTGTGAGTGCAGGGGCGCAAATGATCACCGTTCACGGCCGTACTCGCCAGCAATTCTACAAGGGCACGGCCCGCTGGGCGCTGGTGCGCGAAGTTGTCGAAAGTGTTTCGGTTCCTGTCGTCGTTAACGGCGATATCGTCGATGAAGCCAGCGCACGAACAGCACTTGAGCAATCTGGTGCAGCCGCAGTGATGCTTGGGCGTGGCGCGCAGGGGCAACCGTGGAAGGTTGCGCAAATCGGGGCGGCCTTGGCGGGGCAGGTGGGGCCAGAAGCGCCAACCGGCGACGCCCTTATTGCGCTCATCAGAGAGCATTACGAGAATATGCTGAGCGATTATGGCATCGAAGTTGGTCTGCGCGCTGCGCGCAAGCATCTCGATTGGTATGCTGACGCAGCCAATCTTCAACTTGATAAGCCGACCCGTAAGGCTTTGCTAGACAACGACAATCCGAGTGCAGTTATAGCACTGATTGGTGACGTATTTTCCGGCCATTGGAGTGCCGCTGCATGA
- a CDS encoding PAS domain-containing sensor histidine kinase has protein sequence MTEWISATEKRELTSDALRPERRTLLLTQQNNGLRVLGFVVVTASVILASISFLILSGATNIEPSPMVWTIIWIVTAVLVLLVIALVVTEAVLLVQAHRRRTPGAGLQVSMVTMFAFVAAAPAVLVAVVASISLNQGLDQWFSERTRAMVESSRLVARSYMLEHAQVLRDDIIWVATELEQAVQTYDADPQRFERILTALAVTRSLPFTSLIDKDGNTLARAQINVSGSYPQPPPGVTDGVIEGVPTAIAPGSTQFVGSVVKLRGYADAFLFVVRPVDPEVLEYMRLTDENISEYRQYTSNRLVFQITFTIMYIGLAVVLLLGALWIGIALANRFVDPIRNLMIASRHVSAGDLDIRVPVKEERGDLHDLSSGFNRMTEQLRSQREELLKANDVNEKRRQFTEAVVEGVSAGIIGLDAFGSVTLVNARACDMLGRSEIELMGERIEAILPEMAPTLEKARSARRGQVRDQIQIGNETNRRIYQVQLTREGTITESKGYVVTFDDITDLESAQRTSAWADVARRIAHEIKNPLTPIQLSAERLRRRYGNKLDDDREVFDKCINTIVRQVGDIGRMVDEFSAFARMPEAAPERSDLTDTVRQAVFLESVRLPEVNITTQLPDETIVAWFDARLMAQVLTNLIKNAVEAFEGIPLTAEWQPTITVDAHIEGRNARVSVSDNGKGWPKDNRQRLLEPYMTTREKGTGLGLAIVARIIEQHGGIVELVDAEPDVNGRVGACVTFTLPLQNPAISGPSEGEDTPADQTPQKEEPLDTAVVHK, from the coding sequence ATGACCGAATGGATTTCGGCCACAGAGAAACGCGAATTGACCTCGGACGCTTTGCGTCCGGAGCGCCGCACTCTTTTGCTCACGCAGCAGAACAACGGCCTGCGCGTGCTGGGCTTTGTGGTCGTCACCGCATCGGTCATCCTCGCCTCTATTTCCTTCCTCATTCTATCCGGTGCTACCAATATTGAGCCATCACCGATGGTGTGGACGATCATTTGGATCGTCACTGCCGTTTTGGTGTTGCTCGTCATTGCCCTTGTGGTCACCGAGGCCGTTCTGCTGGTGCAAGCACATCGCCGCCGCACGCCAGGGGCGGGGCTCCAGGTCAGCATGGTCACCATGTTCGCCTTCGTAGCGGCAGCGCCTGCGGTGCTAGTCGCTGTTGTGGCGTCGATCTCGCTGAACCAAGGTCTCGACCAATGGTTCTCCGAACGCACGCGCGCGATGGTGGAAAGCTCGCGCCTCGTGGCGCGGTCCTACATGCTCGAGCATGCTCAGGTGCTGCGCGATGACATTATCTGGGTTGCCACGGAGCTTGAGCAAGCCGTCCAGACCTATGATGCCGACCCGCAGCGATTTGAACGCATTTTGACTGCGCTCGCGGTTACACGCTCGCTCCCATTCACCTCGCTCATCGACAAAGATGGCAACACGTTAGCTCGCGCCCAGATCAATGTCTCTGGGTCGTATCCGCAGCCGCCTCCGGGGGTTACGGATGGCGTGATTGAAGGTGTGCCGACGGCAATTGCACCGGGCTCAACGCAGTTTGTAGGCTCGGTCGTCAAATTGCGCGGCTATGCCGATGCGTTCCTTTTTGTGGTGCGCCCGGTTGACCCTGAAGTGCTCGAATATATGCGTCTGACCGACGAAAATATCTCCGAGTACCGCCAGTACACGTCCAATCGCCTCGTGTTCCAGATCACCTTTACAATCATGTACATCGGTCTGGCCGTGGTTCTTCTGCTCGGCGCTCTGTGGATCGGGATTGCACTGGCCAATCGGTTCGTCGACCCAATTCGTAATCTCATGATCGCATCGCGCCATGTGTCTGCGGGTGATTTGGATATTCGGGTGCCGGTCAAAGAGGAGCGGGGAGATCTCCATGATCTTTCCTCTGGGTTTAACCGCATGACCGAGCAGTTGCGCAGTCAACGCGAGGAATTGCTCAAAGCGAACGACGTCAACGAAAAGCGCCGGCAGTTTACTGAGGCCGTGGTGGAAGGCGTGTCCGCAGGGATCATCGGTTTGGACGCATTCGGATCGGTCACTTTGGTCAACGCGCGTGCGTGCGACATGCTGGGGCGTTCGGAAATCGAGCTGATGGGCGAACGCATCGAAGCCATCCTGCCCGAGATGGCACCGACACTTGAGAAGGCGCGTTCGGCGCGCCGTGGGCAGGTGCGTGACCAAATCCAAATCGGTAATGAAACCAACCGCCGTATTTATCAGGTTCAGCTCACGCGCGAGGGCACCATCACCGAGTCCAAGGGCTATGTCGTTACCTTCGACGATATTACCGATCTTGAATCGGCGCAGCGTACCTCGGCCTGGGCAGACGTAGCCCGACGCATTGCCCACGAAATTAAAAACCCGCTGACACCGATCCAGCTTTCAGCAGAGCGACTGCGCCGCCGCTATGGCAACAAGCTTGATGATGATCGGGAAGTCTTTGACAAGTGCATCAACACCATTGTCCGGCAGGTCGGCGACATTGGCCGCATGGTTGACGAATTTTCTGCGTTCGCGCGTATGCCAGAGGCAGCGCCTGAGCGCTCCGATTTGACGGACACCGTTCGCCAAGCCGTGTTCCTCGAAAGCGTGCGCTTGCCTGAGGTCAACATCACCACCCAACTCCCAGATGAAACCATCGTGGCTTGGTTTGATGCGCGTCTTATGGCGCAGGTGCTGACCAATCTTATCAAGAACGCCGTCGAGGCCTTTGAGGGCATCCCCCTCACAGCCGAATGGCAGCCAACAATCACAGTGGACGCGCATATCGAGGGACGTAACGCGCGCGTCTCTGTGTCGGACAACGGCAAGGGCTGGCCGAAGGACAATCGCCAGCGCCTGCTTGAGCCTTATATGACGACCCGCGAAAAAGGCACCGGCCTGGGCCTTGCGATCGTCGCTAGAATTATCGAACAACACGGCGGTATCGTCGAATTGGTCGATGCAGAACCAGACGTCAACGGTCGTGTTGGCGCCTGTGTCACTTTCACCCTGCCTTTGCAGAACCCCGCAATTAGCGGCCCGTCGGAAGGGGAAGACACCCCAGCTGACCAGACGCCCCAAAAGGAGGAACCGCTGGATACAGCGGTTGTTCACAAGTAG
- a CDS encoding ATP-binding protein gives MTNATISDVDSIAARSVLQALPQPIMVLTAERHISFANYAAEAFFGASMSVLSRQTLDDLIAFGSPIISLVESVIQRRAPMTEYRVLVGSSRFGDERVADVFASPLTDSDDRIAILIQERTMADKIDRQMVSRGAAKSVTGLAAMLAHEIKNPLSGIRGAAQLLESSIPPEEMPLARLIRDETDRIVHLIDRVEVFGDERPLEREPINIHVVLDRVKLLARNGVSRGITFYEEYDPSLPPVLGNRDRLIQVFLNLIKNASEALEKTHNPEIRISTAFRPGIRIAVSGVAQRISLPLEILIEDNGPGVPPDIMPFLFDPFVTTKMNGSGLGLPLVAKIIGDHGGVIDCESRPGRTRFRILLPVAKGDLQDSVEAEEGANS, from the coding sequence ATGACAAATGCGACTATCTCTGATGTTGACTCGATCGCAGCCCGATCTGTCCTTCAGGCTCTGCCACAGCCGATCATGGTTCTCACCGCAGAGCGGCACATCAGCTTTGCCAATTATGCCGCTGAGGCCTTCTTCGGCGCATCAATGAGCGTGCTGTCGCGCCAGACGCTAGACGATCTTATTGCGTTTGGGTCGCCCATCATCTCGCTGGTCGAAAGTGTGATCCAGCGTCGCGCACCAATGACTGAGTACCGCGTCTTGGTTGGTTCGTCCCGTTTTGGCGACGAACGCGTTGCTGACGTTTTCGCTAGTCCGCTAACCGACAGTGACGACCGCATCGCCATTCTTATCCAAGAGCGCACCATGGCCGATAAGATCGACCGCCAGATGGTGTCTCGCGGCGCGGCAAAATCGGTGACGGGCCTCGCGGCGATGTTGGCACACGAAATTAAGAACCCACTCTCTGGTATTCGCGGCGCAGCACAGTTGCTGGAATCCTCTATCCCGCCAGAGGAAATGCCGCTGGCGCGTCTCATTCGGGATGAGACCGATCGTATTGTTCATCTGATTGATCGCGTTGAAGTGTTCGGCGATGAACGCCCGCTGGAGCGTGAGCCGATCAATATTCACGTCGTTCTTGACCGGGTCAAACTGCTCGCTCGAAATGGCGTCTCTCGCGGCATTACCTTCTACGAAGAGTATGATCCTTCGCTGCCGCCTGTTCTGGGAAACCGCGATCGGCTGATCCAAGTCTTCTTGAATTTAATCAAGAACGCCTCGGAAGCCCTTGAAAAAACACATAATCCTGAAATCCGAATTTCGACAGCCTTCCGGCCCGGCATCCGCATAGCGGTGTCTGGTGTGGCGCAGCGCATTTCGCTGCCGCTTGAAATTTTGATTGAGGATAACGGCCCCGGCGTACCGCCAGATATTATGCCATTCCTATTCGACCCCTTCGTCACGACGAAGATGAACGGCTCAGGCTTAGGTCTGCCTTTGGTGGCAAAGATCATCGGCGATCATGGCGGTGTCATTGATTGCGAAAGCCGGCCGGGTCGTACCCGTTTCCGAATTCTTCTGCCGGTCGCTAAAGGCGATTTGCAGGACTCTGTTGAAGCTGAAGAGGGCGCGAATTCATGA
- the hfq gene encoding RNA chaperone Hfq, which translates to MASEKQQNLQDSFLNHVRKQKVPVTIFLVNGVKLQGVITWFDNFCLLLRRDSQSQLVYKHAISTIMPGAPIQLFDPETAQDSD; encoded by the coding sequence ATGGCTAGCGAAAAGCAGCAGAACTTACAGGATTCATTCCTGAACCACGTGCGTAAACAGAAAGTACCAGTCACTATATTCTTGGTGAACGGCGTTAAACTTCAAGGTGTGATCACCTGGTTTGACAATTTCTGCCTTCTTCTTCGTCGCGATTCCCAGTCTCAACTGGTTTACAAGCACGCCATCTCGACCATCATGCCAGGCGCGCCGATCCAGCTGTTCGATCCGGAAACGGCACAAGACAGCGACTGA
- the ntrC gene encoding nitrogen regulation protein NR(I): protein MSHVVLLADDDAAIRMVLNQALTRAGYEVRPTGNISTMWNWVSRGEGDILITDVAMPDGSAFDVMPKIKKLRPELPMIVMSAQNTFMTAIRASEVGAYEYLPKPFDITEVLSVVSRALADAKKPAKAEREAEEPSESMPLVGRSTAMQDIYRALARLMQTDLTVMVTGESGTGKELVARALHDFGKRRNGPFVAINMAAIPRDLIEAELFGHEKGAFTGANARSSGRFEQAEGGTLFLDEIGDMPMDAQTRLLRVLQEGEYTMVGGRTPIKTNVRIVAATHRDLSQMIRQGLFREDLYYRLNVVPIRLPPLRERTDDIADLVAHFLRAAQREGEPLKTVSPEAIRLMQNYSWPGNIRELENLVRRLAALYADEQISAEIVQNELNIADRISAPTMVAGPVDLSMAVETHVGEVLREYEPNLPPAGLYQRVIDRVEAPLIAMALNACGGNQIKAADLLGLNRNTLRKKIRTHSIEIVKHSRRGL, encoded by the coding sequence ATGAGCCATGTCGTTCTGCTTGCCGATGACGATGCGGCGATCCGTATGGTGCTGAACCAAGCGTTGACCCGTGCAGGGTATGAAGTGCGCCCCACAGGCAATATCTCGACCATGTGGAATTGGGTGAGCCGTGGCGAAGGGGATATTCTGATCACCGACGTTGCCATGCCCGACGGCAGTGCTTTCGACGTCATGCCGAAAATCAAAAAGCTCCGTCCCGAGCTTCCGATGATCGTGATGAGCGCCCAGAATACTTTCATGACTGCGATCCGCGCGTCTGAAGTTGGTGCTTACGAATATCTTCCTAAGCCCTTTGATATTACTGAGGTTTTGTCTGTCGTATCGCGCGCTTTGGCCGATGCTAAGAAGCCAGCCAAAGCTGAGCGCGAAGCGGAAGAGCCATCAGAATCCATGCCCTTGGTTGGTCGCTCCACGGCCATGCAGGACATTTATCGCGCGCTCGCACGCCTGATGCAGACCGACCTCACGGTCATGGTGACGGGCGAAAGCGGGACGGGTAAGGAGCTGGTCGCTCGTGCGCTTCATGACTTTGGTAAGCGGCGCAATGGCCCCTTCGTTGCCATTAACATGGCCGCCATTCCGCGCGACTTGATCGAAGCCGAATTGTTCGGCCACGAGAAGGGTGCCTTTACGGGCGCAAATGCCCGGTCATCGGGGCGCTTTGAACAAGCCGAAGGCGGCACGCTGTTCCTCGACGAAATTGGCGATATGCCGATGGATGCGCAAACCCGTTTGCTGCGCGTCTTGCAAGAGGGCGAATACACCATGGTCGGCGGGCGCACCCCGATCAAGACCAACGTCCGTATCGTCGCTGCGACGCACCGTGATCTTAGCCAGATGATCCGCCAGGGTCTCTTCCGTGAGGATCTGTACTACCGCCTCAACGTCGTGCCCATCCGCTTGCCACCACTGCGCGAGCGCACCGATGACATTGCGGATTTGGTCGCACATTTCCTCCGTGCAGCGCAGCGTGAAGGCGAGCCCTTAAAGACCGTCTCGCCTGAAGCCATCCGCCTCATGCAGAACTACTCTTGGCCGGGTAATATCCGCGAGCTTGAAAACCTCGTGCGTCGGCTTGCAGCGCTTTATGCCGACGAGCAGATTTCGGCTGAAATCGTCCAAAATGAGCTCAATATTGCTGACCGCATCTCGGCACCGACGATGGTTGCTGGCCCCGTCGATCTCTCGATGGCGGTTGAGACTCACGTTGGCGAAGTCTTGCGTGAGTATGAGCCGAACCTGCCGCCAGCAGGATTGTATCAGCGCGTAATTGATCGTGTCGAAGCACCGTTGATCGCAATGGCCCTCAATGCCTGTGGTGGCAATCAGATTAAGGCCGCGGACCTTTTAGGGCTCAACCGCAACACTTTACGCAAGAAGATCCGCACCCATTCCATCGAGATTGTTAAGCACAGCCGTCGGGGGCTTTAG
- a CDS encoding bifunctional 2-C-methyl-D-erythritol 4-phosphate cytidylyltransferase/2-C-methyl-D-erythritol 2,4-cyclodiphosphate synthase, with product MSSKSIAVIVVAAGKGERANANGIADPKQYREIAGKSVLSRTIEAFLGHESVTLVLPVIHPDHAQRYADLGLHHERLHDAVPGGATRQASVLEGLKALAKLRIDRVLIQDAARPFVSHRIIDDVIEALKEHDGALPTLPTTDTIKRSLGDGLISKTEDRNLLFAAQTPQGFRFGPIFSAHMRTGTVRREFTDDAEIAEWAGMRVKMVPGDRDNFKITHPEDFARAERLLAGETMFETRVGTGYDVHYFEPGDAVWLCGVKIPHHSKLNGHSDADVALHALTDAILGAIGAGDIGIHFPPSDEQWRGAASTIFLKHAGKLVAERKARIVNLDVTIVAEAPRIAKHAPAMCAVIAETLGISPSRVNVKATTNEKLGFIGREEGMVAMASASIEVPRED from the coding sequence ATGTCTTCAAAATCCATAGCCGTTATCGTCGTTGCGGCCGGAAAAGGCGAACGTGCCAATGCCAATGGGATCGCCGATCCCAAGCAATACCGAGAAATCGCCGGAAAATCGGTATTGTCCAGAACCATAGAAGCGTTTCTAGGCCACGAATCTGTGACCCTCGTATTGCCCGTAATCCACCCAGATCATGCGCAACGCTATGCCGATTTGGGCTTGCACCATGAACGGCTACACGACGCAGTGCCTGGTGGAGCGACTCGTCAAGCCTCTGTGCTGGAAGGCCTAAAAGCGCTTGCCAAACTCCGCATTGACCGCGTGCTGATCCAAGATGCCGCACGTCCATTCGTTTCGCATCGCATCATAGATGATGTCATTGAAGCCCTTAAGGAGCACGATGGCGCATTGCCGACACTTCCAACAACAGACACGATCAAGCGCAGCCTTGGTGACGGTCTGATTTCCAAAACTGAAGACAGAAATCTGCTGTTCGCCGCCCAAACACCTCAGGGTTTCCGGTTCGGTCCAATCTTTTCTGCCCACATGCGCACCGGCACTGTCCGTCGAGAATTTACCGATGATGCCGAAATCGCCGAATGGGCGGGTATGCGGGTCAAAATGGTCCCTGGCGACCGCGACAATTTCAAAATTACACACCCGGAAGACTTCGCTCGTGCAGAGCGATTGCTGGCAGGAGAAACCATGTTCGAAACGCGTGTTGGCACCGGCTATGACGTGCATTATTTCGAGCCCGGTGATGCCGTATGGCTTTGTGGCGTCAAAATTCCGCACCATTCGAAGCTCAATGGCCATTCCGATGCCGACGTTGCGCTCCATGCTTTGACTGACGCTATTCTCGGGGCAATTGGCGCGGGAGACATCGGCATCCACTTCCCACCAAGTGATGAGCAGTGGCGTGGTGCTGCTTCTACAATATTCCTCAAACATGCGGGCAAGCTTGTCGCTGAACGCAAGGCACGTATCGTAAATCTGGACGTGACAATTGTTGCAGAAGCGCCGAGGATTGCAAAACACGCACCAGCCATGTGTGCAGTTATTGCTGAAACTCTCGGGATCTCGCCTTCGCGTGTCAACGTTAAGGCGACAACCAATGAAAAGCTCGGTTTCATTGGGCGAGAGGAAGGCATGGTTGCCATGGCCAGCGCGAGCATTGAGGTACCCAGGGAGGACTAG